One Nonomuraea angiospora DNA segment encodes these proteins:
- a CDS encoding class I SAM-dependent methyltransferase — MALATIFEKIVGTEANVAFQAYDGSKAGPDGSDLSIEVKSPIAVAYLAQAPGELGLARAYISGHIDVHGDMYALLDRMWNITTNDLTTQEKIAAVRALGVKPLLMRVPPPPQEMRQSALAKLGSRHAKQRDAEAIHHHYDVSNRFYEWVLGPSMAYTCAVFPSEESTLEEAQYAKFDLVARKLDLKPGMRLLDVGCGWGGMVMHAAKHYGVKALGVTLSRQQAEWAQKAIADAGLQDLAEVRFMDYRDVKESNFDAVSSIGLTEHIGKANVPSYFEFLYGKLKPGGRILNHCITRPTGKEKTFNKGGFINRYVFPDGELESVGWLVRQMEDTGFEIRHEENLREHYAKTLRHWCDNLDANWSDAVEEVGMGTARVWALYMAGCIVGFERNKVQLHQVLGVKLDKNGRSGVPLRPSLDWP; from the coding sequence GTGGCGCTGGCAACCATCTTTGAGAAAATCGTCGGCACGGAAGCGAACGTCGCGTTCCAGGCGTACGACGGCAGCAAGGCAGGTCCGGACGGGTCCGACCTGAGCATCGAGGTCAAGTCGCCGATCGCGGTCGCCTATCTGGCGCAGGCACCCGGCGAGCTGGGCCTGGCAAGGGCGTACATCTCCGGCCACATCGACGTACACGGCGACATGTACGCACTGCTCGACCGCATGTGGAACATCACCACCAACGACCTGACCACCCAGGAGAAGATCGCCGCCGTCCGCGCCCTGGGCGTCAAACCACTCCTCATGCGGGTTCCACCACCACCACAGGAGATGCGTCAGAGCGCGCTGGCCAAGCTGGGCTCCCGCCACGCCAAGCAGCGTGACGCCGAGGCCATCCACCATCACTACGACGTCTCCAACCGCTTCTACGAGTGGGTCCTGGGGCCGTCCATGGCCTACACGTGCGCCGTCTTCCCCTCGGAGGAGTCGACGCTCGAGGAGGCCCAGTACGCCAAGTTCGACCTGGTGGCCCGCAAGCTCGACCTCAAGCCGGGCATGCGCCTGCTGGACGTCGGCTGCGGCTGGGGCGGGATGGTCATGCACGCCGCCAAGCACTACGGCGTCAAGGCCCTCGGCGTGACGCTGAGCCGCCAGCAGGCCGAGTGGGCCCAGAAGGCCATCGCGGACGCCGGCCTGCAGGACCTGGCGGAGGTCCGCTTCATGGACTACCGCGACGTCAAGGAGTCGAACTTCGACGCGGTCAGCTCCATCGGCCTCACCGAGCACATCGGCAAGGCCAACGTCCCGTCGTACTTCGAGTTCCTGTACGGCAAGCTCAAGCCGGGCGGCCGGATCCTCAACCACTGCATCACGCGGCCGACCGGCAAGGAGAAGACGTTCAACAAGGGCGGCTTCATCAACCGGTACGTCTTCCCCGACGGCGAGCTGGAGTCGGTCGGCTGGCTGGTCCGGCAGATGGAGGACACCGGCTTCGAGATCCGCCACGAGGAGAACCTGCGGGAGCACTACGCCAAGACGCTGCGCCACTGGTGCGACAACCTCGACGCCAACTGGTCCGACGCGGTCGAGGAGGTCGGCATGGGCACGGCCCGGGTGTGGGCCCTGTACATGGCGGGTTGCATCGTGGGCTTCGAGCGCAACAAGGTCCAGCTCCACCAGGTGCTGGGCGTCAAGCTCGACAAGAACGGCCGCTCCGGCGTCCCCCTCCGGCCGTCCCTCGACTGGCCCTGA
- a CDS encoding FAD-binding oxidoreductase, whose translation MSTHQRAVEQIRQSYAEIPGGAAPRLAKSTSNLFRFRDGGRTAKLSARDLDEVISVDPETMTAEVQGMTTYEHLVDATLPYGLMPYVVPQLKTITLGGAVTGLGIESTSFRDGLPHESVEELEILTGDGRVVVARDDNEHRELFRSFPNSYGTLGYALRIRIKLRKVQPYVRLTHVKFTDAAKCMLALQEICDSMVHDGESVDFVDGVYFHPGEMYITVGRFAERAPYVSDYTGMRIYYQSIRQRNRDWLTIRDYLWRWDTDWFWCSRAFGVQQPVVRSLMPRRWMRSDVYRRLVALDRKYGVTARIDRWRDQPVQESVIQDVEAPVERGAEFLEFFHDKVGMTPVWMCPLRANSRWPLYPLEPGRLYVNFGFWGMVPLPRGQFDGYYNRLIEREVHELDGHKSLYSTSFYAREQFWQLYNGDAYWPVKREYDPNGRLLDLYEKCVAGR comes from the coding sequence ATGTCGACACACCAACGGGCAGTAGAGCAGATCCGGCAGTCGTACGCCGAGATCCCGGGCGGTGCCGCCCCTCGCCTGGCCAAGTCCACGTCCAACCTCTTCAGGTTCCGCGACGGCGGCAGGACGGCCAAGCTCTCGGCGAGGGATCTCGACGAGGTCATCAGCGTCGACCCCGAGACCATGACGGCCGAGGTCCAGGGCATGACGACGTACGAGCACCTGGTGGACGCCACCTTGCCGTACGGGCTCATGCCGTACGTGGTGCCGCAGCTCAAGACGATCACGCTGGGCGGCGCCGTGACCGGGCTCGGCATCGAGTCCACGAGCTTCCGGGACGGCCTGCCGCACGAGTCGGTGGAGGAGCTCGAGATCCTCACCGGTGACGGGCGCGTCGTCGTGGCCCGCGACGACAACGAGCACCGGGAGCTCTTCCGCTCGTTCCCCAACTCCTACGGCACGCTGGGCTACGCGCTGCGCATCCGGATCAAGCTCCGCAAGGTCCAGCCGTACGTGCGGCTCACGCACGTCAAGTTCACGGACGCGGCCAAGTGCATGCTGGCCCTGCAGGAGATCTGCGACAGCATGGTGCACGACGGGGAGAGCGTCGACTTCGTCGACGGCGTCTACTTCCATCCGGGGGAGATGTACATCACGGTCGGCCGGTTCGCCGAGCGTGCCCCTTATGTCTCGGACTACACGGGGATGCGCATCTACTACCAGTCGATCAGGCAGCGCAACCGCGACTGGCTGACCATCCGCGACTACCTGTGGCGCTGGGACACCGACTGGTTCTGGTGCTCGCGGGCGTTCGGCGTGCAGCAGCCCGTCGTGCGCTCCCTCATGCCGCGCCGCTGGATGCGCTCCGACGTCTACCGCCGCCTGGTGGCGCTGGACAGGAAGTACGGGGTCACCGCGCGCATCGACAGGTGGCGCGACCAGCCCGTGCAGGAGTCCGTGATCCAGGACGTCGAGGCTCCGGTCGAGCGGGGGGCGGAGTTCCTGGAGTTCTTCCACGACAAGGTGGGCATGACACCGGTGTGGATGTGCCCGCTGCGTGCGAACTCGCGCTGGCCGCTCTACCCTCTGGAGCCGGGCAGGCTCTACGTCAACTTCGGATTCTGGGGCATGGTGCCGTTGCCGCGGGGGCAGTTCGACGGCTACTACAACCGGCTGATCGAGCGCGAAGTGCACGAGCTCGACGGTCACAAGTCGCTCTACTCGACCTCGTTCTACGCGCGCGAACAGTTCTGGCAGCTGTACAACGGCGACGCCTACTGGCCTGTCAAGCGGGAATACGACCCGAACGGTCGCCTGCTTGACCTCTACGAAAAATGTGTAGCGGGAAGGTGA
- a CDS encoding NAD(P)-dependent oxidoreductase codes for MSPWNLLALPPLPEELMRHLLAPLGDQVTVRVPAARDRDALLAALPEAEIVLGDWTGTLAMDAEAVKAAPLLAFVQQPSVGVDGHDLDALAAVGVPLANTPGVSAVAVSEWCLAATLSLSRKLAAADAAVRAGEWPQQGLQPYELRGRRVGIVGYGPIGASCAEMFRALGCHVSYWTRTPREDPGFADLPELISSSDVLVVVIALSEETRGLVDPGRMKQGALLVNAARGGVVDQRALVTALREGHLGGAALDVFDVEPLPADDPLRGLPNVLLSPHVAGVTPEATGRLLTATLDNLTAAIGGRKVHNVLNGVSSTICRKFTQSPTT; via the coding sequence ATGAGCCCCTGGAACCTGCTCGCTCTGCCCCCGCTCCCCGAAGAGCTCATGCGCCACCTGCTCGCCCCGCTGGGCGACCAGGTGACCGTGCGCGTGCCCGCGGCCCGCGACAGGGACGCGCTCCTGGCCGCGCTGCCGGAGGCGGAGATCGTGCTCGGCGACTGGACGGGCACGCTCGCGATGGACGCCGAGGCGGTCAAGGCCGCGCCCCTGCTGGCGTTCGTGCAGCAGCCGTCCGTGGGCGTGGACGGCCACGACCTCGACGCCCTGGCGGCGGTCGGGGTGCCGCTGGCCAACACGCCGGGCGTCAGCGCGGTGGCGGTCTCGGAGTGGTGCCTGGCGGCCACGCTCTCGCTGTCGCGCAAGCTGGCCGCGGCCGACGCCGCCGTACGCGCGGGTGAGTGGCCGCAGCAGGGCCTGCAGCCGTACGAGCTGCGCGGGCGCCGCGTCGGCATCGTCGGGTACGGGCCGATCGGCGCGTCCTGCGCGGAGATGTTCCGCGCCCTCGGCTGCCACGTCTCCTACTGGACCCGCACGCCCCGCGAGGACCCCGGCTTCGCGGACCTGCCGGAGCTGATCTCCTCCAGCGACGTGCTCGTCGTGGTGATCGCGCTGTCCGAAGAGACCCGCGGCCTCGTCGACCCCGGCCGCATGAAGCAGGGCGCGCTGCTCGTCAACGCCGCGCGGGGCGGCGTCGTGGACCAGCGGGCGCTCGTCACGGCCCTGCGCGAGGGGCATCTGGGCGGCGCGGCGCTCGACGTGTTCGACGTGGAGCCCCTGCCGGCGGACGACCCGCTGCGGGGCCTCCCGAATGTCCTGCTGTCGCCGCACGTCGCGGGCGTCACGCCCGAGGCCACCGGCCGTCTGCTCACGGCGACTCTGGACAACCTCACCGCCGCAATCGGGGGCCGCAAGGTGCATAACGTGCTTAACGGCGTAAGCTCCACGATCTGCAGAAAGTTTACGCAATCGCCTACCACGTAG
- a CDS encoding serine/threonine-protein kinase — protein sequence MVSDSNRLIAGRYQLVRELGRGGMGVVWEGQDTLLNRQVAIKEVLLPDGLSPGEQERQLLRTAREARTAAKLSHPSVVAIYDVVEEGGRPWIVMELLRHPTVEEVVLTSGALPVREAAELGRQVLSALRSAHEVGILHRDVKPSNILMAEDGRVVLMDFGIATAEGDASLTKTGMVTGSPSFLAPERVRAEHAGPPSDLWSLGATLYACMVGRSPFERGDPMATLNALLNEEPDYRRIPPIMHPILRGLLQKEPEQRVDAAEADRLLQAILQAKPASDDRDVPERKPGGGGRGRAVLAAAAAAVLVIAGGSVAYFKLASPAEGAPRQTAQPAAATRPLTPAATDTPEPSATPTPTPSVTRAVPVVRAWKSRAGWSIMRPTGWRGALKEAYTEWTRQDRNAHLGVEAVYSSVDPYQLLRDAQETVTQNAQNVVNRGRRVVVHQGTKAVEWEFSWTAGTGGDTPWATPGTRYHEVRRAVAIGDTAYILSWTVNEAQWTRNRQLMRQVISSFTVGA from the coding sequence ATGGTTTCGGATAGCAACCGGCTCATCGCGGGACGCTACCAGTTAGTACGCGAACTGGGCCGCGGGGGCATGGGCGTCGTCTGGGAGGGGCAGGACACCCTGCTCAACCGGCAGGTCGCCATAAAGGAGGTGCTGCTGCCCGACGGGCTGTCGCCGGGCGAGCAGGAGCGCCAGCTTTTAAGGACCGCCCGTGAGGCCCGCACCGCGGCCAAGCTGAGCCATCCGTCCGTCGTCGCGATCTACGACGTCGTCGAGGAGGGCGGCCGTCCGTGGATCGTGATGGAGCTGCTGCGCCATCCGACGGTGGAGGAGGTCGTGCTCACCTCCGGCGCGCTCCCGGTGCGGGAGGCGGCCGAGCTGGGCCGGCAGGTGCTGTCCGCGCTGCGGTCCGCCCACGAGGTGGGCATCCTGCACCGCGACGTCAAGCCGAGCAACATCCTGATGGCCGAGGACGGCCGGGTCGTGCTCATGGACTTCGGCATCGCCACCGCCGAGGGCGACGCGTCGCTCACCAAGACCGGCATGGTCACGGGCTCGCCGAGCTTCCTGGCTCCCGAGCGGGTGCGCGCCGAGCACGCGGGACCGCCCTCAGACCTGTGGTCGCTCGGCGCCACCCTGTACGCGTGCATGGTGGGCCGCTCGCCGTTCGAGCGGGGCGACCCCATGGCGACGCTCAACGCGCTGCTCAACGAGGAGCCCGACTACCGCAGGATCCCGCCGATCATGCACCCGATCCTGCGCGGGCTGCTGCAGAAGGAGCCGGAGCAGCGGGTCGACGCCGCGGAGGCCGATCGGCTGCTCCAGGCCATCCTCCAGGCCAAGCCCGCGAGCGACGACCGGGACGTGCCGGAGCGCAAACCGGGCGGCGGCGGCCGGGGCCGTGCCGTGCTCGCGGCGGCCGCGGCGGCGGTCCTGGTGATCGCGGGCGGCTCGGTGGCGTACTTCAAGCTCGCGTCCCCGGCGGAGGGGGCCCCGCGGCAGACCGCTCAGCCCGCCGCCGCGACCCGCCCGCTCACACCGGCGGCCACGGACACGCCGGAGCCGAGCGCGACGCCCACCCCGACGCCCAGCGTGACGAGGGCAGTCCCGGTCGTGCGCGCGTGGAAGTCGCGTGCCGGCTGGTCCATCATGCGGCCCACCGGCTGGCGCGGCGCCCTCAAGGAGGCCTACACCGAGTGGACGCGCCAGGACCGGAACGCGCATCTCGGGGTGGAGGCCGTCTACTCCTCCGTCGACCCGTACCAGCTCCTGCGCGACGCGCAGGAGACCGTCACGCAGAACGCCCAGAACGTCGTCAACCGCGGCCGCAGGGTCGTCGTGCACCAGGGCACGAAGGCCGTGGAGTGGGAGTTCTCCTGGACCGCGGGCACCGGGGGCGACACCCCGTGGGCCACGCCGGGCACCCGGTACCACGAGGTGCGCCGGGCCGTCGCGATCGGCGACACGGCGTACATCCTGTCCTGGACGGTCAACGAGGCCCAGTGGACGCGTAACAGGCAACTGATGCGGCAGGTGATCAGCAGCTTTACTGTGGGGGCATGA
- a CDS encoding CaiB/BaiF CoA transferase family protein translates to MPDVRSGPLAGVRVLELAGLAPGPFAGMMLSDHGAEVLRVDRVKAVSDRPRGDVMDRGKRTIGLDLKSPEGVAAFKELARHADVVIEVFRPGVAERLGIGPGDLHAVNERLIYGRMTGWGQDGPLAPTAGHDIDYVAISGVLSMLGREGGPPTPPINILGDFAGGGLMLAYGVLLALFERERTGKGRVIDAAMVDGAAILFSMFYQAAQSGYWGPRGTNLLDTGAPQYDTYETADGEFVAVGSLEPQFWDAMVGLMELADLPDRNDRAQWPALKARLAEEFRKRTRAEWEALFEGSDACVSPVLSMAEAPHHPHNAARGSFVEVGGVTQPMPAPRLLGAPRPDLSPATRLTDLSEWGLSQEEADKLRGQGVLA, encoded by the coding sequence ATGCCTGACGTTCGCAGCGGCCCGCTCGCCGGGGTACGCGTACTGGAGCTGGCAGGGCTCGCACCTGGGCCGTTCGCCGGGATGATGCTGTCCGACCACGGCGCCGAGGTGCTGCGCGTGGACCGCGTCAAGGCGGTCTCCGACCGGCCGCGCGGCGATGTCATGGATCGCGGCAAGCGCACGATCGGGCTGGACCTGAAGTCCCCCGAGGGCGTGGCCGCGTTCAAGGAGCTGGCGCGGCACGCCGACGTCGTGATCGAGGTGTTCCGCCCGGGGGTGGCCGAGCGGCTCGGCATCGGCCCCGGCGACCTCCACGCGGTGAACGAGCGCCTGATCTACGGCCGGATGACCGGCTGGGGCCAGGACGGGCCGCTCGCGCCCACCGCCGGCCACGACATCGACTACGTGGCCATCTCCGGCGTGCTGTCGATGCTGGGGCGCGAGGGCGGCCCGCCGACCCCGCCGATCAACATCCTCGGCGACTTCGCCGGCGGCGGGCTGATGCTGGCGTACGGGGTGCTGCTGGCCCTGTTCGAACGCGAGCGCACCGGCAAGGGGCGGGTGATCGACGCGGCCATGGTGGACGGGGCGGCGATCCTGTTCTCGATGTTCTACCAGGCGGCGCAGAGCGGCTACTGGGGGCCGCGCGGCACCAACCTGCTCGACACCGGCGCCCCGCAGTACGACACGTACGAGACGGCCGACGGCGAGTTCGTGGCCGTGGGCTCGCTGGAGCCGCAGTTCTGGGATGCGATGGTGGGCCTGATGGAGCTGGCCGACCTGCCCGACAGGAACGACAGGGCGCAGTGGCCCGCGCTGAAGGCCCGCCTGGCCGAGGAGTTCAGGAAGCGCACGCGGGCCGAGTGGGAGGCGCTCTTCGAGGGCTCGGACGCGTGCGTCTCGCCGGTCCTGTCCATGGCCGAGGCCCCCCACCACCCGCACAACGCCGCCCGCGGCTCCTTCGTCGAGGTCGGCGGCGTCACCCAGCCGATGCCCGCGCCCCGCCTGCTCGGCGCGCCCCGGCCGGACCTCTCCCCCGCCACCCGCCTCACCGACCTTTCGGAGTGGGGGCTGTCTCAGGAGGAAGCGGACAAACTCCGCGGCCAGGGCGTGCTCGCGTAG
- a CDS encoding FAD-dependent monooxygenase: MRILISGASVAGPALAYWLTRHGFTVTVVERAPALRKTGGHAVDLFRPAMDIVEKMGLLEQVMAKKTGIERLTMHREGRSRPIELELRRVMSAVSDRHVEIMRDDLSEIIYDATRHDVDYVFGDSIASISDDGDGDGDGEVTFDSGRTDRFDLVIGADGLHSNVRRLVFGPESDYATWIGAYLAVASVPAHLAIDGRTEVIAGAGRMAGVGTVDTGEARALFLFRTPRQLDYHHRDVPRQKELLREHFEGMGWEVPRLLAELDRTPAFYFDSITQLRMDTWSRGRVTLVGDAGYCPGPAVGGSTSLAVVGAYILAGELAAHGGDHTRAFPAYEAEIGEYVRRSRTFAVNAAKKIVPGGRFDLWALAATVRLINHLPVALTTAAAKISSKGVRLHDSIVLKDYASTPWPRSLSASS, translated from the coding sequence ATGCGGATCCTCATCTCGGGAGCGAGCGTCGCGGGTCCGGCGCTCGCGTACTGGCTCACCAGGCACGGCTTCACCGTCACCGTCGTGGAACGGGCCCCGGCGCTCAGGAAGACCGGCGGCCACGCCGTCGACCTGTTCAGGCCGGCGATGGACATCGTCGAGAAGATGGGCCTGCTGGAGCAGGTCATGGCGAAGAAGACCGGCATCGAGCGGCTCACGATGCACCGGGAGGGCCGGTCGCGGCCCATCGAGCTGGAGCTGCGCCGCGTGATGAGCGCCGTCTCCGACCGGCACGTCGAGATCATGCGCGACGACCTGAGCGAGATCATCTACGACGCCACCAGGCACGACGTCGACTACGTCTTCGGCGACTCCATCGCCTCGATCTCCGACGATGGCGACGGCGACGGCGACGGCGAGGTCACCTTCGACAGCGGCAGGACGGACAGGTTCGACCTGGTCATCGGCGCCGACGGCCTGCACTCGAACGTCCGCCGCCTGGTCTTCGGCCCCGAGTCGGACTACGCCACGTGGATCGGCGCCTATCTGGCCGTCGCCTCGGTGCCCGCCCACCTCGCGATCGACGGCCGGACGGAGGTCATCGCGGGGGCGGGCCGGATGGCCGGGGTCGGTACCGTGGACACGGGCGAGGCACGGGCGCTGTTCCTGTTCAGGACGCCACGGCAGCTCGACTACCACCACCGCGACGTCCCCCGGCAGAAGGAGCTGCTGCGCGAGCACTTCGAGGGGATGGGCTGGGAGGTGCCGCGGCTGCTGGCGGAGCTGGACCGCACGCCCGCCTTCTACTTCGACTCGATCACGCAGCTCCGCATGGACACCTGGTCACGCGGCCGGGTGACGCTCGTGGGCGACGCCGGGTACTGCCCCGGTCCCGCCGTCGGCGGGAGCACGAGCCTGGCGGTCGTCGGGGCGTACATCCTGGCGGGCGAGCTCGCGGCCCACGGCGGCGACCACACGCGGGCCTTCCCCGCCTACGAGGCCGAGATCGGCGAGTACGTGCGCCGCAGCCGGACGTTCGCCGTCAACGCGGCCAAGAAGATCGTCCCCGGCGGCCGGTTCGACCTCTGGGCGCTGGCCGCGACGGTGCGCCTGATCAACCACCTGCCGGTCGCGCTCACCACGGCGGCCGCCAAGATCAGCAGCAAGGGCGTGCGGCTGCACGACTCGATCGTGCTGAAGGACTACGCGAGCACGCCCTGGCCGCGGAGTTTGTCCGCTTCCTCCTGA
- a CDS encoding TetR/AcrR family transcriptional regulator — translation MPSDTRTRIQEVARELFVSQGVQNTSLRQISDRLGITKPALYYHFASRDDLVRSIVQPMVDDIERFVATRRPGDARQLLDDYFELIWRHREVTMMMVRELSVLGFLDLGTRMFDWRRRIIALLLGPELTQAQHIRATVALGGMSDCSVEYANLPVEEVKPAAVEAAAAALGL, via the coding sequence ATGCCCAGTGACACGAGGACGCGCATCCAGGAGGTGGCCCGCGAGCTGTTCGTCTCCCAGGGCGTTCAGAACACGAGCCTGCGCCAGATCTCAGACCGGCTGGGCATCACCAAGCCCGCGCTCTACTACCACTTCGCCTCGCGCGACGACCTCGTACGCAGCATCGTGCAGCCGATGGTGGACGACATCGAGCGGTTCGTCGCGACGCGCCGGCCCGGCGACGCCCGGCAGCTGCTCGACGACTACTTCGAGCTGATCTGGCGGCACCGCGAGGTGACCATGATGATGGTGCGGGAGCTGTCCGTGCTGGGCTTCCTCGACCTGGGCACCCGCATGTTCGACTGGCGGCGGCGGATCATCGCGCTGCTGCTGGGCCCGGAGCTCACACAGGCGCAGCACATCCGGGCGACGGTGGCGCTGGGCGGCATGTCCGACTGCTCGGTCGAATACGCGAACCTGCCGGTCGAGGAGGTCAAGCCGGCGGCCGTCGAGGCGGCGGCCGCCGCGCTCGGTCTCTAG
- a CDS encoding GyrI-like domain-containing protein: MDVTERGELIVVGFAVRTTNADEMDPSRAKLPVLWQRAGAPGAFAHVPGRVDENLYAVLTDYESDHHGAYTQIVGTGVRTVPRLPEGMVAVRVPAGPSMRLEVRGPMPQALVDTWQQVWKHTESGGTPSRAFTTDLEVHHPDGVDLYLAI, translated from the coding sequence GTGGACGTGACCGAACGGGGTGAATTGATCGTGGTCGGTTTCGCCGTACGCACCACCAACGCGGACGAGATGGATCCGTCGCGGGCGAAGCTGCCCGTGCTGTGGCAGCGGGCCGGTGCTCCGGGGGCCTTCGCGCACGTGCCGGGTCGCGTGGACGAGAACCTGTACGCGGTGCTGACCGACTACGAGAGCGACCACCACGGCGCCTACACGCAGATCGTCGGCACCGGCGTGCGCACCGTGCCGCGCCTGCCGGAGGGCATGGTGGCCGTGCGCGTGCCGGCGGGCCCGTCCATGCGGCTGGAGGTACGCGGCCCGATGCCGCAGGCCCTGGTGGACACGTGGCAGCAGGTGTGGAAGCACACCGAGTCAGGGGGTACGCCGTCGCGCGCGTTCACCACTGACCTCGAGGTCCACCACCCGGACGGCGTGGACCTCTACCTGGCCATCTAG
- a CDS encoding GuaB1 family IMP dehydrogenase-related protein — protein MKFLNDLEPHYDLTYSDVFMVPSRSAVGSRLAVDLSTNDGTGTTIPVVVANMTAVAGRRMAETVARRGGIAVIPQDIPQDVVTDVVDWVKKRDLVHDTPLTLTPHDTVGEALQLLPKRAHDAIIVVDWDNRPVGVVTDADCQGVDMYTQLSQVMSSELLTLPAGLDPRAAFERLHGGRHRLAPVVDPGGRLVGILTRLGALRATLYQPATDEQGRLRIAAAVGVNGDVAAKAKELLDAGIDCLVVDTAHGHQEKMISALRAVKALDPGVPVVAGNVVTAEGVRDLVNAGADILKVGVGPGAMCTTRMMTGVGRPQFSAVLECSAEARRLGRHVWADGGVRHPRDVALALAAGASNVMIGSWFAGTYESPGDTHTDANGRKYKENFGMASARAVRLRTADDSAFERARKALFEEGISTSRMYLDPKRPSVEDQIDGIVAGLRSACTYAGASTLEEFHAQAVVGIQSSSGYAEGMPLHQSW, from the coding sequence GTGAAGTTTCTCAACGACCTCGAGCCTCATTACGACCTGACCTATAGCGACGTGTTCATGGTGCCGTCGCGATCCGCGGTCGGTTCGCGGCTCGCAGTCGACCTTTCGACGAACGACGGCACGGGCACCACCATTCCCGTCGTCGTGGCGAACATGACCGCGGTCGCCGGCCGGCGCATGGCCGAGACCGTGGCACGGCGGGGCGGCATCGCCGTGATCCCGCAGGACATTCCGCAGGACGTCGTGACCGACGTCGTCGACTGGGTCAAGAAACGCGACCTCGTACACGACACGCCGCTCACCCTCACCCCCCACGACACCGTCGGCGAGGCGCTGCAGCTGCTGCCCAAGCGGGCGCACGACGCGATCATCGTGGTCGACTGGGACAACCGGCCGGTCGGGGTCGTGACCGACGCCGACTGCCAGGGCGTCGACATGTACACCCAGCTCTCGCAGGTCATGTCGAGCGAGCTGCTGACGCTGCCCGCCGGGCTGGACCCGCGCGCGGCCTTCGAACGGCTGCACGGCGGCCGTCACCGGCTGGCCCCCGTCGTCGATCCCGGCGGGCGGCTGGTCGGCATCCTCACCCGCCTGGGCGCGCTGCGCGCCACCCTCTACCAGCCCGCGACCGACGAGCAGGGGCGGCTGCGCATCGCGGCCGCGGTCGGCGTGAACGGCGACGTGGCCGCCAAGGCCAAGGAGCTGCTCGACGCCGGGATCGACTGCCTGGTCGTGGACACCGCGCACGGCCACCAGGAGAAGATGATCTCGGCTCTGCGCGCCGTCAAGGCGCTCGATCCCGGCGTGCCCGTCGTGGCGGGCAACGTGGTGACGGCCGAGGGCGTGCGCGACCTGGTGAACGCCGGGGCCGACATCCTCAAGGTCGGGGTCGGGCCCGGCGCCATGTGCACCACGCGGATGATGACCGGGGTGGGCCGGCCGCAGTTCTCCGCCGTGCTGGAGTGCTCGGCGGAGGCCCGGCGGCTGGGCCGGCACGTGTGGGCGGACGGCGGGGTACGCCATCCGCGCGACGTGGCGCTGGCGCTGGCCGCGGGGGCGTCCAACGTGATGATCGGCTCATGGTTCGCGGGGACCTACGAGTCGCCCGGCGACACCCATACCGATGCGAACGGGCGCAAGTACAAGGAGAACTTCGGCATGGCCTCCGCGCGGGCCGTGCGGCTGCGGACGGCCGACGACTCGGCGTTCGAGCGGGCCAGGAAGGCGCTGTTCGAGGAGGGCATCTCGACCTCGCGCATGTATCTGGACCCGAAGCGGCCGAGCGTGGAGGACCAGATCGACGGCATCGTGGCGGGGCTGCGGTCGGCGTGCACGTACGCGGGGGCGTCGACCCTGGAGGAGTTCCACGCGCAGGCGGTGGTCGGGATCCAGAGCTCGTCCGGCTACGCCGAGGGGATGCCGCTGCACCAGAGCTGGTGA
- a CDS encoding SDR family NAD(P)-dependent oxidoreductase, which translates to MTAPSPDAILLTGRVAVVTGAARGIGLAIAETFAAFGAHVAVCDRDKPRAELAMKLDVRDPVAVEIFAQAVRERWGRVDILVNNAGGTFHAAFADTSPRGEQILVEENFTQVTGMIRRLLPMMSPGSSIINVTSSEAHQAAPGFAVYAAMKAGLESLTKTLALELAPRGIRVNAIAPDALRTEGESGVRERMLARPLPYEPVRVPPLGRLGGPEEAAGAAVFLASDLARFVTGATLHVDGGIHAAGGWRRS; encoded by the coding sequence ATGACCGCCCCTTCTCCGGACGCGATCTTGCTCACCGGGCGCGTCGCCGTGGTCACCGGGGCGGCCAGGGGCATCGGGCTGGCGATCGCGGAGACGTTCGCGGCGTTCGGCGCTCATGTCGCGGTGTGCGACCGCGACAAGCCGCGGGCCGAGCTGGCGATGAAGCTCGACGTACGCGACCCCGTGGCGGTGGAGATCTTCGCCCAGGCCGTCCGTGAGCGGTGGGGCCGCGTGGACATCCTGGTCAACAACGCGGGCGGCACCTTCCACGCGGCGTTCGCCGACACCTCGCCCCGCGGCGAGCAGATCCTCGTCGAGGAGAACTTCACCCAGGTCACCGGCATGATCAGGCGGCTGCTGCCGATGATGTCGCCGGGCTCGTCGATCATCAACGTGACCTCCAGCGAGGCCCATCAGGCGGCCCCGGGGTTCGCGGTGTACGCGGCGATGAAGGCCGGTCTGGAGAGCCTGACGAAGACGCTCGCCCTGGAGCTGGCTCCCCGGGGCATCCGGGTGAACGCGATCGCGCCCGACGCCCTGCGGACCGAGGGCGAGTCCGGCGTGCGCGAGCGCATGCTGGCCCGCCCCCTGCCCTACGAGCCGGTACGCGTCCCGCCGCTCGGCCGGCTGGGCGGCCCGGAGGAGGCCGCCGGCGCGGCCGTGTTCCTGGCCAGCGATCTGGCCAGGTTCGTCACGGGGGCGACGCTGCACGTGGACGGCGGCATCCACGCCGCCGGCGGCTGGCGCAGAAGCTGA